A stretch of the Buchananella sp. 14KM1171 genome encodes the following:
- a CDS encoding PH domain-containing protein: protein MEPAAVVEWTLIEECPFPKDLPEILIEGEVPVRAFKTLRDAAVFTNLRLIVRDSQGITGKKVEMYSLPYRSINMWSSETAGFLGANTEMELWTRAGQIKLKLGDRVDVRELDLLISRVALIP, encoded by the coding sequence ATGGAACCGGCAGCAGTAGTGGAGTGGACCCTGATCGAGGAGTGCCCCTTCCCCAAGGACCTGCCCGAGATCCTGATTGAGGGCGAGGTGCCGGTGCGGGCCTTCAAGACGCTGCGGGATGCGGCCGTGTTCACCAACCTGCGCCTGATCGTGCGGGACTCCCAGGGGATCACGGGCAAGAAGGTGGAGATGTATTCGCTGCCGTACCGCTCGATCAACATGTGGTCGTCTGAGACGGCCGGCTTCTTGGGCGCGAACACGGAGATGGAGCTGTGGACGCGCGCTGGCCAGATCAAGCTGAAGCTGGGTGACCGCGTCGACGTGCGCGAGCTGGACCTCTTGATCAGCCGGGTGGCGCTCATCCCGTAG